The Nicotiana tabacum cultivar K326 chromosome 1, ASM71507v2, whole genome shotgun sequence genome segment AGTGAAAATGACAGTCAATCAGTTGACGCGTATACATCAGTCATGGGACCTGAGCACCCAGGTTGCCTAAGATTGTATGGACGTGGGGTTACCAAAACGGCCTTAAAAAGAAAAGTGGGAGATTTTGGACCATCTTCAAGTTCTactgacaagaggggttgctctgatggtaagcaacccccacttccaaccgagaggttgtgagttcgagtcttccCAAGAGCAAGgcgggaagttcttggagggaaggatgccgggggtctatttggaaacagtctctctaccctagggtaggggtaaggtctgcgtacacactaccctccccagaccccactaagtggaattatactgggtggttgttgttgttgttgttgttcaagtTCTACTGATGAGATGCAGCAAAAATTGGTCCATTAGTTTTGATGCAACGAATTCTCTGTCTTTACATAATAATAATCAAGCTTCTTTCTTTGTCCAGATCAAGTATCCATCAGCTCTCAACTCCTTTCAGCAAATTCTGAGGCAAGCAAGGAATAAACAGATAGTCATCTTCTTAGATTATGATGGGACTCTTTCTCCTATTGTTGATGACCCTGACCGTGCTTTTATGTCCAATGAGGTAAATCCAGCTTTCATATGAAATTAAGATGCTCATCTGTAGACATTCACACAAAAATAATATACTCTGCAGATGTGCTCTGCTGTCAGGAATGTTGCAAGGTATTTCCCAACATCCATCATCAGTGGAAGAAGACGTGCCAAGGTAACTTTTTTGGTAATTTTATTAATGTTGATACCGTGTACTTTTTATATCTGTCTTCATTTGCAGTAGTGACTTGTGTCTTTATTGTTTCAGGTTTATGAGCTGGTAGGTCTAACTGAACTCGATTATGCCGGTAGCCATGGTATGGACATCATGCTGCTAGTCAAAAATGTCGTCTACTATTATTTAGTCTAGGCATTCCAgagtctttttatttttggatcaattTATTTAGTCTATGCATTCCAGATGAAAGGTAATGACTTTATTTATCCTCTTTTGTAGGTGGAGTAGatcaagaaatagaagatgaaggCAATGAAGATCTAGACCTTACttaagatgaattttgaattgcTATAGATGAATGTTCTAGGAATCTTTTGTTGTCAACATTTTGAAACTTACTATCTTGAAATGTATTAAACTTATGCACTTGGATAGAACATTTACTTTTATCGATATTATTAGCTTGTTGGACGAGTTATATTATTAATAGTTTCATTTTgtgatttatttaaattttagtgttattataatttattatatatatataaatttatttacAACAGGGGCTATCTTTTTGTTTAATTGAACTGTACCGTTGCAATAGCACACAAATGGCATTCCAATAGATCTGGTAAACCGTTCCAAAATGCCCTCTAAACCGTTCCAATAGGTATTTGAAACCGTAGCAATACAAAAACAACTGTTACAATAGCTTAAAGAGACCGTTGTTATATCCATAAATAATCGTAACAATAGCTTACGAAAGTGTTGCATTAGATAATATGGTAACGGTTATGAGCCGTTGCATACCCATTATAGTAACGGTTTTAAACCGTTCCAATTGGAAGGAATAATCATTCCAATAGAGAAAGGGAAAACCGTTACGATAGATGTATCTATAGCAACGGAGATAAAAACCGTTCCAAGAACCGTTCCAATAGCTCTATTGGCACGCGAGCGGATGTGACGGTCTATAAACCGTTCCAGTATCGCTACGACAACGATTTATCTACCTACTGGAATGGTTTTCGATGCGTTGCCGTAGACCAATTTTTCAGTAGTGAAAGAAggatataaaagaaaataaataaggctcaaagggggtaacaaaggataaagtgtttagatagcagaataaaatgtcttcatcattccaatcttcaaaatatgccaagtataaaCAACAATTAGACAGACCAAtaaatcatatataatatcttttgactgcatcagaattgatagccatatctacacattttccttctatgtctgttaaatataaagcaccattggataacactcttgttacaatgaacggcccctgccaatttgggcgaacttgcctttagcttcaacctgatgcggcaggatgcgtttcaatagtgTTTCTTTGTGTTCTATCTACCCCTGTTTCGCACAATTCGGGCTTTAGGTGATCTCAAAAtgtctttacttatttccctcaaatgtctctatcatcttcaaaactgtttcattgcttcatgactaaactaacttttaagaccaggatgagaattacgcgtgcatgtcatatcactagagtcagcaggaaaagaactataaaggGAAAGAGAACTGAACAAGCACTGACtacaaataacagaaaacaggaaattgcattagacagatggtgaaagggtttgaacaacaaaacaattaaaataagttggggttacaaccctggaacaaaaccagacaacactaaacgagctactacgaataaacaaactaggcaaaataaaggatagaagggtttgagtcacaagacaatatccggattacaatcCTGAAAATAAcccagacaacagaaatgacaacaaaataaaccaccaagactcatCCCCAACTAGCCAAGAGATGGAGCGTCTTTCTaattaccaagcacgacatcttagccactgagttccacatcaatattgccaagaccattaccaacttcaatatcattaactttagtcagcaagttcccaagaggattcgcgTACTCCCTGTCACTGTCCTCGATCACAATTATCCCTttttgaatcattctttctatttccctt includes the following:
- the LOC107811087 gene encoding putative trehalose-phosphate phosphatase G isoform X1, with translation MRCSKNWSISFDATNSLSLHNNNQASFFVQIKYPSALNSFQQILRQARNKQIVIFLDYDGTLSPIVDDPDRAFMSNEMCSAVRNVARYFPTSIISGRRRAKVYELVGLTELDYAGSHGGVDQEIEDEGNEDLDLT
- the LOC107811087 gene encoding putative trehalose-phosphate phosphatase G isoform X2; protein product: MENSPLDVPASHFKALLEYWNSDPAKIKYPSALNSFQQILRQARNKQIVIFLDYDGTLSPIVDDPDRAFMSNEMCSAVRNVARYFPTSIISGRRRAKVYELVGLTELDYAGSHGGVDQEIEDEGNEDLDLT